The Paramormyrops kingsleyae isolate MSU_618 chromosome 11, PKINGS_0.4, whole genome shotgun sequence genome includes a window with the following:
- the rnf111 gene encoding E3 ubiquitin-protein ligase Arkadia — protein MKSEVPSNGPRRHEHLKGALANPEPVEAAKSFPASVEMVTKVGSEFSPLCAESRPRPLREVNAGGRRDSDRGLIGRRKRRGQQAGPSARALKEGPPTDASRHRSGLLEGHSEDEHMAESSFSDCVSSPSSSLRFGDSDTLSSEEEVEPMVEGGGTVAGGEESQHRGIVGAGGGASGGGPRSSLGRTRSSRLHRWARPGLDAVFPTKRSRPSGRRPLHRKRLAKVGVATASRTPRQKERLLLQRRQREVIARRKYALLHSSSSSTEELSRDDSSATSTEAEDELYVDVSSQPSSTAMATGPLDEDVVVIEATTAPPIPASEEINVTSTDSEVEIVTVGDAFRPRSGGGSSRMTWGPSCSQMRPQEQRGRHRVSTVIQPLRQSAGEVVDLTVDEDDLSVVPTTPSSGHAQLVGSSSSSSSSSSSSHVSTSEPPREAPGPSTRPGPAPDSTEGSAAGDAARRGSSGLMGDGVAMPRLPSCCPQHSPCAGPSTGHLPLSHAHSSCMQAPPTQQLAPQHGHGQHFHHHHHHHHGAPAPPSAPQLPFPEPGCPLERSSAGPPPCIGVSSTSGQYHDQTLPVDLSSGSSMRTSGVTSATGFHTASAFDPCCPGSSARPPLYASQPAPGPSQPGAADCFGSAMPAPPPAPPQLSSCRHYMHPTYGPLSRSLHHQPPSSCPHSHGNPQSAPQPPPQADYIIPHSVHPFHTPLPSHGPAPGHTVPPTAVPPPSLSGHGLSGSAAPLPQHLPPEHQALHHHVPPLGPSVQRLHQHDLLQRMEVQRRRMMQHPTRAHERPPPHPHRMHPNYGHGHHIHVPQTMSSHPRQPDQRTTWELGIEAGVTLAPYPSGHLHLPHYHPPPRLHHFPIPFVHTGVPEVTYPHIRYISSRMTGFRRTYEDLLHLEERLGTVNRGASQGTIERCTYPHKYKKRKLHGKQEEDEGAEEDTEEKCTICLSILEEGEDVRRLPCMHLFHQLCVDQWLLTNKKCPICRVDIEAQLSAES, from the exons ATGAAAAGCGAGGTTCCGTCCAATGGCCCGCGCCGGCATGAGCACCTGAAGGGAGCACTGGCTAACCCTGAGCCCGTAGAAGCCGCGAAGAGCTTTCCAGCCAGTGTGGAGATGGTGACCAAAGTGGGCAGTGAGTTTTCCCCGCTGTGTGCAGAGAGTCGGCCCCGGCCTCTGCGGGAGGTCAACGCGGGAGGGCGGAGAGACTCGGACAGGGGCCTCATCGGGCGCAGGAAGCGCCGGGGTCAGCAGGCGGGGCCCTCGGCCCGGGCCCTGAAGGAGGGACCTCCCACGGACGCCTCCCGCCACCGGTCTGGGCTGCTGGAAGGCCACAGCGAGGATGAGCACATGGCAGAGTCCTCCTTCAGCGATTGTGTGTCCTCACCATCCTCGAGCCTGCGCTTTGGGGATTCCGACACGCTCAGCTCGGAAGAGGAGGTGGAGCCTatggtggaggggggtgggacAGTTGCTGGGGGGGAGGAGTCGCAGCACAGAGGCATTGTAGGTGCTGGGGGCGGGGCATCGGGGGGTGGGCCGCGCTCCTCTCTGGGCCGGACTCGGAGCAGCCGGTTGCACAGGTGGGCACGCCCAGGGCTGGACGCCGTGTTCCCCACAAAGAGGTCCCGGCCGAGCGGCCGGCGCCCCCTCCACCGAAAGCGATTGGCGAAAGTGGGCGTGGCCACAGCCTCGCGGACTCCAAGGCAGAAGGAGCGGCTGCTGCTGCAGCGCAGGCAGCGGGAGGTGATCGCCCGCAGGAAGTACGCCCTGctgcacagcagcagcagctccacAGAGGAGCTGAGCCGGGATGACTCCTCCGCCACCTCCACCGAGGCTGAGGACGAGCTCTACGTTGATGTCAGCAGCCAGCCCAGCAGCACCGCCATGGCAACAG GTCCTTTGGACGAGGATGTGGTGGTGATCGAGGCGACGACAGCGCCCCCTATACCTGCCAGCGAGGAGATCAACGTCACGTCCACCGACAGCGAGGTGGAGATCGTCACCGTCGGCGATGCGTTCAG GCCTCGCTCcggggggggcagcagcaggATGACCTGGGGGCCCAGCTGCTCCCAGATGCGTCCCCAGGAGCAGCGCGGACGCCACCGCGTCTCCACCGTCATCCAGCCTCTCCGCCAGAGCGCCGGCGAGGTGGTGGACCTCACAGTGGACGAGGACG ACCTCTCTGTAGTGCCAACTACCCCCAGCAGTGGCCACGCCCAGCTTGTTGGCtcgtcctcttcctcctcctcctcctcatcctctaGCCACGTGTCTACCTCAGAGCCCCCCCGGGAAGCCCCAGGGCCTTCCACCAGGCCTGGCCCTGCTCCGGACAGCACAGAGGGCAGCGCCGCTGGGG ATGCTGCCAGGCGTGGCTCCTCAGGGCTGATGGGCGATGGTGTGGCGATGCCCCGCCTTCCTTCCTGCTGCCCCCAGCACTCCCCCTGCGCCGGCCCCTCCACCGGGCACCTCCCTCTCAGCCATGCCCACTCCAGCTGCAtgcaggccccgcccacccaaCAGCTGGCGCCCCAGCATGGCCACGGCCAGCACtttcaccaccaccaccaccatcaccacgGAGCGCCTGCCCCTCCCTCGGCACCACAGCTCCCCTTCCCCGAGCCCGGCTGCCCCCTGGAGAGGTCGTCTGCAGGGCCCCCACCCTGCATTGGGGTCTCCAGCACCAGTGGCCAGTACCATGATCAG accCTGCCAGTGGACCTCAGCAGCGGCAGCTCCATGAGGACTAGCGGTGTGACCTCTGCCACCGGCTTCCACACTGCCTCTGCCTTTGATCCCTGCTGCCCCGGCTCGTCGGCCCGGCCCCCCCTCTACGCCTCTCAGCCCGCTCCAGGGCCCAGCCAGCCGGGCGCCGCTGACTGCTTCGGGTCAGCCAtgccagccccaccccccgcccctccccagcTGTCCTCCTGCAGGCACTATATGCACCCTACCT acgGACCCCTCAGCCGCTCCCTTCACCACCAGCCTCCATCCTCCTGCCCTCACTCCCACGGGAACCCGCAGTCTGCTCCGCAGCCACCTCCCCAGGCTGACTACATAATTCCCCACTCGGTGCACCCCTTCCACACGCCCCTGCCATCTCACGGCCCCGCCCCCGGCCACACCGTGCCCCCCACGGCCGTGCCGCCACCCTCTCTCTCCGGCCACGGCCTGTCAGGCTCCGCGGCCCCACTCCCCCAGCACCTGCCCCCCGAGCACCAGGCTCTCCACCACCACGTCCCGCCACTGGGCCCCTCGGTCCAGAGGCTGCACCAGCACGACCTGCTGCAGAGGATGGAGGTGCAGAGGCGTCGGATGATGCAGCACCCCAC acgggCCCATGAAAGGCCACCGCCTCACCCCCACAGGATGCACCCCAACTACGGACACGGTCACCACATCCACGTGCCACAGACCATGTCCTCACACCCACGCCAGCCAGACCAGCGGACCACCTG ggagctggggatcGAGGCAGGAGTGACCTTAGCCCCATACCCCTCGGGGCACCTCCACCTCCCTCACTACCACCCGCCGCCCAGGCTGCACCACTTCCCCATCCCGTTTGTG CACACAGGCGTTCCCGAAGTGACGTACCCACACATCCGCTATATCTCATCCAGGATGACGGGATTCCGGCGGACCTATGAA GATCTGCTGCACCTAGAAGAGAGGCTGGGCACTGTGAACCGCGGCGCCTCTCAGGGAACCATAGAGAGATGCACTTACCCACACAAGTACAAGAAG AGGAAGCTGCACGGGAAGCAGGAGGAAGATGAGGGAGCGGAGGAAGACACCGAGGAGAAGTGCACCATCTGCCTGTCTATACTGGAGGAGGGAGAGGATGTCAG ACGCCTTCCCTGCATGCACCTGTTTCATCAGCTCTGCGTGGACCAGTGGCTGCTCACCAACAAGAAATGCCCCATCTGCAGAGTGGATATCGAGGCCCAGCTGTCTGCGGAGAGTTGA
- the ccnb2 gene encoding G2/mitotic-specific cyclin-B2, giving the protein MSLALRAAAANAENAAPMGKAAMLGGRRPALGELSNISKVSLVKKTATTWKAAGLKATKGPSQPQGKAQPRCVPAPALVSAPAPAAPLCADVSMKEEEDLCQAFSDALLAVEDIDEGDADMPQLCSEYVKDIYVYLRGLEAQQSIRPKYMQGYEINERMRALLVDWLIQVHSRFQLLQETLYMTIAIIDRFLQVQPVSRRKLQLVGVTAMLIASKYEEMYAPEVGDFVYITDNAFTKAQIREMEMMILRHLNFQLGRPLPLHFLRRASKAGNADAEKHTLAKYLMELTLTDYDMLHYNPSEIAAAALCLSQLVLEGHKWSATQQHYTTYTEDCLKPVMQHMAKNVVRVNEGLTKHLAVKNKYAGSRLMKISVIPQLKSAVIKDLAAPLL; this is encoded by the exons atgtcTTTGGCTCTTCGCGCTGCG GCCGCCAATGCCGAAAATGCTGCTCCGATGGGCAAGGCAGCGATGTTGGGAGGAAGGAGGCCGGCCTTGGGGGAGCTTTCCAACATTTCCAAAGTGTCGCTAGTCAAG AAGACTGCTACCACCTGGAAAGCTGCCGGCCTGAAAGCTACCAAAGGCCCTTCCCAGCCGCAGGGCAAGGCACAGCCCAGATGCGTCCCCGCTCCGGCCCTGGTCAGTGCGCCTGCTCCGGCGGCGCCACTTTGCGCAGATGTGTCcatgaaggaggaggaggacctGTGCCAGGCCTTCTCAGATGCGCTTCTGGCTGTAGAAGATATCGATGAAGGAGACGCTGACATGCCTCAGCTGTGTTCCGAATACGTGAAGGACATCTACGTGTATCTCCGGGGGCTTGAG GCCCAGCAGTCCATCCGTCCGAAATACATGCAGGGCTATGAGATTAATGAGCGCATGCGTGCTCTCCTGGTTGACTGGCTGATCCAGGTGCACTCCAGGTTCCAGCTTCTGCAAGAAACATTGTACATGACTATTGCCATCATTGACCGCTTCCTGCAG GTGCAGCCGGTTTCCAGACGTAAGCTGCAGCTGGTTGGAGTGACTGCCATGTTGATTGCTTCGAAGTATGAGGAGATGTATGCCCCAGAGGTGGGAGACTTCGTCTACATCACCGACAACGCTTTCACAAAGGCCCAGATTCGCGAGATGGAGATGATGATCCTGAGACACCTCAACTTCCAGCTGGGGCGGCCCCttcccctgcacttcctccGGAGGGCCTCAAAGGCTGGCAAT GCGGACGCCGAGAAGCACACGCTGGCCAAGTACTTGATGGAGCTGACCCTGACCGATTACGACATGCTGCACTACAATCCCTCTGAAATCGCTGCCGctgccctctgtctctctcagctGGTGCTCGAAGGACACAAATGG TCTGCAACACAGCAGCACTACACCACATATACTGAAGACTGCCTCAAGCCGGTAATGCAGCACATGGCCAAGAATGTGGTCCGTGTCAACGAAGGCCTTACCAAGCACCTC GCTGTGAAGAACAAGTATGCAGGCAGTCGACTAATGAAGATCAGTGTCATTCCTCAACTGAAGTCTGCAGTCATCAAGGACCTGGCTGCCCCTCTGCTCTGA